The proteins below come from a single Streptomyces sp. B3I8 genomic window:
- a CDS encoding copper homeostasis protein CutC, protein MSKRAVLEVIALDAEDAVAAQAGGADRLELVADMAADGLTPPVATFAGIRAAVDLPLRVMLRLADGFTAGDPAPLVAAARSLREAGADEFVLGFLDRDGGPDLAVLELLAAELADCHWTFHRAIDRATDRAGLRKLLADLPGLDTYLSAGSASGVAHGLPTLCAEAALHGEPGYTQRLMAGGGLTLAHLPTLRTAGIDAFHIGGAARPEGWRGPVTAEAVRRWRTAVDTEAPRAQEP, encoded by the coding sequence ATGAGCAAGCGTGCAGTCCTGGAGGTGATCGCACTCGACGCCGAGGATGCGGTCGCCGCCCAGGCCGGAGGCGCGGACCGCCTCGAACTGGTCGCCGACATGGCCGCGGACGGACTGACCCCGCCGGTCGCGACCTTCGCCGGCATCCGCGCCGCCGTCGATCTCCCGCTGCGCGTGATGCTGCGCCTCGCGGACGGCTTCACGGCCGGTGACCCGGCCCCGCTCGTGGCAGCCGCACGCTCACTGCGGGAAGCCGGCGCGGACGAGTTCGTCCTCGGTTTCCTCGATCGGGACGGCGGCCCCGACCTCGCCGTGCTGGAATTGCTGGCGGCCGAACTGGCCGACTGCCACTGGACGTTCCACCGCGCGATCGACCGCGCCACCGACCGCGCCGGGCTGCGCAAGCTCCTCGCGGACCTGCCCGGCCTCGACACCTACCTCAGCGCGGGCTCGGCGTCCGGCGTCGCCCACGGCCTGCCGACCCTGTGCGCCGAGGCCGCCCTGCACGGCGAACCCGGCTACACCCAACGCCTCATGGCCGGCGGCGGCCTCACCCTCGCCCACCTCCCCACCCTGCGCACGGCCGGCATCGACGCCTTCCACATCGGCGGTGCCGCCCGCCCGGAGGGCTGGAGGGGCCCGGTGACGGCGGAGGCGGTACGCCGGTGGCGGACCGCGGTGGACACAGAGGCGCCTCGCGCCCAGGAACCGTAA
- the murQ gene encoding N-acetylmuramic acid 6-phosphate etherase, producing MTSPASEDAPRALRAQLETLTTEAFRPELASIDQLSTLEIATLMNGEDATVPAAVAARLPEIAAAIDATAARMARGGRLLYAGAGTAGRLGVLDASECPPTFNTDPSQVVGLIAGGPGAMVTSVEGAEDSKALAEDDLRALDLTPDDTVVGVSASGRTPYAVGAVEHARTRGALTIGLACNAGSALAAAADHGIEVVVGPELLTGSTRLKAGTAQKLVLNMLSTITMIRLGKTYGNLMVDVRASNDKLRARSHRIVSLATDATDEEIEAALTATDGEVKNAILMLLADVGAARAARLLAENAGHLRASLKAAADPAGRR from the coding sequence ATGACCTCTCCCGCGTCCGAAGACGCCCCCCGTGCGCTGCGCGCCCAGCTGGAGACCCTGACGACCGAGGCGTTCCGCCCGGAACTGGCGAGCATCGACCAGCTCTCCACGTTGGAGATCGCCACCCTGATGAACGGCGAGGACGCCACCGTCCCGGCCGCCGTCGCCGCCCGGCTGCCCGAGATCGCCGCCGCGATCGACGCCACCGCCGCGCGCATGGCGCGGGGCGGCCGGCTCCTCTACGCGGGCGCCGGCACCGCCGGGCGGCTCGGCGTGCTGGACGCCTCCGAGTGCCCGCCCACCTTCAACACCGACCCCTCGCAGGTGGTGGGCCTGATCGCGGGCGGTCCCGGCGCGATGGTGACGTCCGTGGAGGGCGCGGAGGACTCCAAGGCGCTCGCCGAGGACGACCTGCGGGCGCTGGACCTCACCCCGGACGACACGGTGGTCGGAGTCTCCGCCTCCGGGCGCACCCCGTACGCCGTCGGCGCGGTCGAACACGCCCGCACGCGCGGGGCGTTGACGATCGGGCTGGCCTGCAACGCGGGCAGCGCGCTGGCCGCCGCGGCGGACCACGGCATCGAGGTCGTCGTCGGTCCCGAACTCCTCACCGGCTCCACGCGCCTCAAGGCGGGCACGGCGCAGAAGCTGGTCCTGAACATGCTGTCGACGATCACGATGATCCGCCTGGGCAAGACGTACGGGAACCTGATGGTCGACGTGCGCGCCTCCAACGACAAGCTGCGGGCCCGTTCCCACCGCATCGTCTCCCTCGCCACGGACGCGACGGACGAGGAGATCGAGGCAGCCCTGACGGCGACGGACGGCGAGGTCAAGAACGCGATCCTGATGCTGCTGGCCGACGTCGGCGCCGCGCGGGCCGCGCGCCTGCTGGCCGAGAACGCGGGGCACCTGCGGGCGTCGCTCAAGGCGGCGGCGGACCCCGCCGGCCGCCGCTGA
- a CDS encoding AAA family ATPase, whose protein sequence is MPRRQPPVSTPPAPSAIPAPDPLDPLTRERAHLAASRAALRAMREDVQALDIKNVTANWVNTVALAHQIDERIKALADLKDTPLFFGRLDYLHSPGAEQAEGAAGEQFYIGRRHVHDTDGDPMVIDWRAPVSQPFYRASKQDPQDIALRRRFGYTGGELTAYEDEHLSDPAEAATTSKLLQREIERPRVGPMRDIVATIQPEQDEIVRSGLTASLCVQGGPGTGKTAVGLHRVAYLLYAHRERLARTGTLVIGPNRSFLQYIEQVLPALGELEVRQATVDDLVAHVEVRGTDGAAAAVVKGDARMAEVLRRAVYSHVTMPTEPVVVVRGSRRWRVPAHELEQLVRELLDRDIRYGAAREALPQRIAHAVLVQMERSGEAPDDRVQDSVARNAAVKAAVKTLWPPVDPAKLVLRLLTDADFLSAHAEGILDEAERKEILWTRPARSVKSAKWSAADAVLIDEATDLVRRTHSLGHVVLDEAQDLSPMQYRAVGRRCTTGSATVLGDLAQGTTPWATRSWQEALTHLGKQDALIEELTAGFRVPTDVITYASRLLPHIAPGLTPVASVRENPGTFEIRRATGDADVLAACHDALANEGSTALIAADTRIPALTEALAAAGTPHLTPGEETTPDVRLTLVPASLAKGLEYDYVVLDEPGAIVDAEPDDRTGLRRLYVCLTRAVSGLTITHATKLPEQLG, encoded by the coding sequence ATGCCCCGGAGGCAACCGCCCGTGTCCACCCCTCCCGCCCCGTCGGCCATCCCTGCCCCGGATCCCCTGGACCCGCTCACCCGCGAACGCGCCCACCTGGCCGCCTCCCGGGCCGCCCTGCGCGCGATGCGCGAGGACGTCCAGGCGCTGGACATCAAGAACGTCACCGCGAACTGGGTCAACACCGTCGCCCTCGCCCATCAGATCGACGAGCGGATCAAGGCGCTCGCCGACCTCAAGGACACCCCCCTCTTCTTCGGCCGCCTCGACTACCTGCACTCCCCCGGCGCCGAGCAGGCCGAGGGCGCGGCGGGCGAACAGTTCTACATCGGGCGGCGGCACGTCCACGACACCGACGGCGACCCCATGGTGATCGACTGGCGCGCCCCCGTCTCGCAGCCGTTCTACCGCGCCTCGAAGCAGGACCCGCAGGACATCGCGCTGCGCCGCCGCTTCGGCTACACCGGCGGCGAGCTCACCGCGTACGAGGACGAGCATCTGTCCGACCCGGCGGAGGCGGCCACCACCAGCAAGCTGCTCCAGCGGGAGATCGAGCGCCCGCGCGTCGGCCCGATGCGCGACATCGTCGCCACGATCCAGCCGGAGCAGGACGAGATCGTACGGTCCGGCCTGACCGCCAGCCTGTGCGTGCAGGGCGGCCCCGGCACCGGCAAGACCGCCGTCGGCCTGCACCGCGTCGCCTACCTCCTCTACGCCCACCGCGAGCGGCTGGCCCGCACCGGCACCCTCGTCATCGGCCCGAACCGCTCCTTCCTGCAGTACATCGAGCAGGTGCTGCCGGCCCTGGGCGAGCTGGAGGTGCGGCAGGCGACGGTGGACGACCTGGTCGCCCACGTCGAGGTGCGCGGCACGGACGGCGCCGCCGCGGCCGTGGTCAAGGGCGACGCCCGGATGGCCGAGGTGCTGCGCCGGGCCGTGTACTCCCACGTGACGATGCCCACCGAGCCGGTGGTCGTGGTGCGCGGCTCGCGGCGCTGGCGCGTACCGGCGCACGAACTGGAGCAGCTCGTGCGGGAACTGCTGGACCGGGACATCCGCTACGGCGCGGCCCGGGAGGCGCTGCCGCAGCGCATCGCGCACGCCGTCCTCGTCCAAATGGAGCGTTCCGGGGAGGCCCCGGACGACCGGGTGCAGGACTCCGTCGCCCGCAACGCGGCGGTCAAGGCGGCGGTGAAGACGCTGTGGCCGCCGGTCGACCCGGCCAAGCTCGTCCTGCGCCTCCTCACCGACGCGGACTTCCTCTCCGCGCACGCCGAGGGGATCCTCGACGAGGCCGAGCGGAAGGAGATCCTCTGGACCCGTCCGGCGCGGTCGGTGAAGTCGGCGAAGTGGTCGGCGGCGGACGCCGTGCTGATCGACGAGGCGACGGACCTGGTCCGGCGCACGCACTCGCTCGGCCATGTCGTCCTGGACGAGGCGCAGGACCTCTCCCCGATGCAGTACCGCGCGGTGGGCCGCCGCTGCACCACCGGTTCGGCGACCGTGCTGGGCGACCTGGCCCAGGGCACCACCCCGTGGGCGACCCGGAGTTGGCAGGAGGCCCTGACGCACCTCGGCAAACAGGACGCGCTGATCGAGGAGTTGACGGCGGGCTTCCGCGTCCCCACCGACGTCATCACCTACGCCTCCCGCCTCCTCCCGCACATCGCCCCGGGCCTGACCCCGGTCGCGTCGGTACGGGAGAACCCGGGCACGTTCGAGATCCGGCGGGCGACCGGGGACGCGGACGTGCTCGCGGCCTGCCACGACGCGCTGGCCAACGAGGGCTCGACGGCCCTGATCGCGGCGGACACCCGCATCCCCGCCCTCACCGAGGCCCTGGCCGCGGCGGGCACCCCGCACCTGACCCCCGGCGAGGAGACCACCCCCGACGTCCGCCTCACCCTGGTCCCGGCCTCCCTCGCCAAGGGCCTGGAGTACGACTACGTGGTCCTGGACGAACCCGGCGCGATCGTCGACGCCGAACCCGACGACCGCACCGGCCTGCGCCGCCTGTACGTCTGCCTGACCCGCGCGGTCTCGGGCCTGACGATCACCCATGCGACAAAGCTGCCGGAGCAGTTGGGCTGA
- a CDS encoding DNA repair helicase XPB, translating to MNGPLIVQSDKTLLLEVDHEQADACRRVIAPFAELERAPEHIHTYRVTPLGLWNARAAGHDAEQVVDALVQYSRYPVPHALLVDIAETMDRYGRLTLSKHPAHGLVLTTTDRPVLEEVLKSKRIAPLVGARLDPDTVAVHPSERGQIKQTLLKLGWPAEDLAGYVDGEAHPIELVEDGWALRPYQKQAVENFWHGGSGVVVLPCGAGKTLVGAGSMAQAKSTTLILVTNTVSARQWKHELVKRTTLTEDEIGEYSGTRKEIRPVTIATYQVLTTRRKGVYPHLELFDSRDWGLILYDEVHLLPAPVFKFTADLQARRRLGLTATLVREDGRESDVFSLIGPKRFDAPWKEIEAQGYIAPADCVEVRVNLTDSERLAYATAEAEEKYRFCATTATKRKVTEAIVRRFAGQQILVIGQYIDQLDELGEHLDAPVIKGETTNAQREKLFDAFRTGEISVLVVSKVANFSIDLPEATVAVQVSGTFGSRQEEAQRLGRVLRPKADGHQAHFYSVVARDTLDQDFAAHRQRFLAEQGYAYRIVDADELLTEDGREGR from the coding sequence GTGAACGGACCACTGATCGTCCAGTCGGACAAGACCTTGCTGCTGGAGGTCGATCACGAGCAGGCGGACGCCTGCCGCCGCGTGATCGCCCCGTTCGCCGAACTGGAGCGCGCGCCCGAGCACATCCACACCTACCGCGTCACCCCGCTCGGCCTGTGGAACGCGCGCGCCGCCGGGCACGACGCCGAGCAGGTCGTCGACGCGCTGGTGCAGTACAGCCGCTACCCCGTCCCGCACGCGCTGCTCGTGGACATCGCCGAGACGATGGACCGCTACGGACGGCTGACCCTCAGCAAGCACCCCGCCCACGGCCTCGTCCTGACCACCACCGACCGCCCGGTCCTGGAGGAGGTGCTGAAGTCCAAGCGGATCGCGCCGCTGGTCGGCGCCCGCCTCGATCCGGACACCGTGGCCGTGCACCCCTCCGAGCGCGGCCAGATCAAGCAGACGCTGCTCAAGCTGGGCTGGCCCGCCGAGGACCTCGCCGGGTACGTGGACGGCGAGGCGCACCCCATCGAACTGGTGGAGGACGGCTGGGCGCTGCGCCCGTACCAGAAGCAGGCGGTGGAGAACTTCTGGCACGGCGGCAGCGGCGTCGTCGTGCTGCCCTGCGGCGCCGGGAAGACGCTGGTCGGGGCCGGTTCGATGGCGCAGGCGAAGTCGACGACGCTGATCCTGGTCACCAACACCGTCTCCGCCCGGCAGTGGAAGCACGAGCTGGTGAAGCGGACCACGCTGACCGAGGACGAGATCGGCGAGTACAGCGGGACGAGGAAGGAGATCCGCCCCGTCACCATCGCCACGTACCAGGTGCTGACGACGAGGCGGAAGGGCGTCTACCCGCACCTCGAACTGTTCGACTCCCGGGACTGGGGCCTGATCCTCTACGACGAGGTCCACCTGCTCCCCGCCCCGGTCTTCAAGTTCACCGCCGACCTCCAGGCCCGCCGCCGGCTCGGTCTGACCGCGACGCTGGTCCGGGAGGACGGCCGCGAGTCGGACGTGTTCTCGCTCATCGGCCCCAAGCGGTTCGACGCGCCCTGGAAGGAGATCGAGGCGCAGGGCTACATCGCGCCCGCCGACTGCGTCGAGGTGCGGGTCAACCTCACCGACTCCGAGCGGCTCGCCTACGCCACCGCCGAGGCGGAGGAGAAGTACCGCTTCTGCGCCACCACCGCGACCAAGCGGAAGGTGACCGAGGCGATCGTGCGCCGGTTCGCCGGGCAGCAGATCCTCGTCATCGGCCAGTACATCGACCAGCTCGACGAACTCGGCGAGCACCTCGACGCCCCCGTCATCAAGGGCGAGACGACCAACGCCCAGCGCGAGAAGCTGTTCGACGCGTTCCGGACGGGCGAGATCAGCGTGCTCGTGGTGTCGAAGGTGGCGAACTTCTCCATCGACCTGCCGGAGGCGACCGTCGCCGTCCAGGTCTCGGGCACGTTCGGCTCCCGGCAGGAGGAGGCCCAGCGGCTCGGCCGGGTGCTGCGGCCGAAGGCCGACGGTCACCAGGCCCACTTCTACTCGGTCGTCGCCCGCGACACCCTCGACCAGGACTTCGCCGCCCACCGCCAGCGGTTCCTGGCCGAACAGGGCTACGCCTACCGCATCGTCGACGCCGACGAACTCCTCACGGAGGACGGGCGGGAGGGGCGCTGA
- a CDS encoding CU044_5270 family protein, which translates to MNASGHGPGRADGDDTARASRELRETRAELARLLPAPPERELPPERHLHHKERLMRLIDNDQARAGATAHAGTDAHTAGAAPRRPLLPRPALWLPVAALALAGALTVTLVTHDATGTRADTATSATPTGSATVLLDRIAAVAADTDAAPVRDDQFTYVKSLTAGAEGQPDGSFVPGRLHEREIWKSQRSGPVKQVGLIHEDGGYAPLREFLPAGSPGVSPGIDRPTYTWLASLPTDPATLLRKLYRLTPVQDGQERDQAVFDRIGELLHETVMPPENAAALYKAAARIPGVTRREDATDPAGRHGVAILRVDAHASTATEWIFDRKTLAFLGERSYLTHDVTAGRKGTVMEETAVLRRAVVDAYRERPSGS; encoded by the coding sequence ATGAACGCCTCAGGCCACGGGCCCGGGCGGGCCGACGGTGACGACACGGCACGCGCGTCACGCGAACTGCGTGAGACCCGCGCCGAACTGGCCCGGCTGCTGCCGGCCCCACCCGAGCGGGAGCTGCCTCCTGAGCGTCACCTCCACCACAAGGAACGGTTGATGCGACTCATCGACAACGACCAGGCCCGGGCAGGGGCCACGGCCCACGCCGGCACCGACGCCCACACCGCCGGCGCCGCCCCCCGCCGCCCCCTCCTCCCCCGCCCCGCGCTGTGGCTGCCCGTCGCCGCCCTCGCACTGGCCGGGGCGCTGACCGTCACCCTCGTCACGCACGACGCCACCGGCACCCGCGCGGACACCGCCACCTCCGCCACACCCACCGGCTCCGCCACGGTCCTGCTGGACCGGATCGCCGCCGTGGCCGCCGACACCGACGCCGCCCCGGTCCGCGACGACCAGTTCACCTACGTCAAGAGCCTGACCGCCGGTGCCGAGGGGCAGCCGGACGGCTCCTTCGTCCCGGGCAGGCTGCACGAACGCGAGATCTGGAAGTCGCAGCGCTCCGGCCCCGTGAAGCAGGTCGGCCTGATCCACGAGGACGGCGGGTACGCGCCGCTGCGGGAGTTCCTGCCGGCCGGCTCCCCCGGCGTGTCCCCGGGCATCGACCGGCCCACGTACACCTGGCTGGCCTCTCTGCCCACCGACCCCGCGACCCTGCTGAGGAAGCTGTACCGGCTGACCCCGGTCCAGGACGGCCAGGAGCGGGACCAGGCCGTGTTCGACCGGATCGGTGAGCTGCTGCACGAGACGGTCATGCCGCCCGAGAACGCCGCCGCCCTCTACAAGGCCGCCGCCCGCATCCCGGGCGTCACCCGGCGGGAGGACGCCACGGACCCGGCCGGCCGGCACGGCGTCGCCATCCTCCGCGTCGACGCGCACGCCTCGACGGCCACCGAGTGGATCTTCGACCGGAAGACGCTGGCGTTCCTCGGCGAGCGCAGCTATCTCACACATGACGTCACGGCGGGCAGGAAGGGCACGGTCATGGAGGAGACGGCGGTGCTGCGCCGGGCGGTCGTGGACGCGTACCGGGAGCGTCCCAGCGGGTCCTGA
- a CDS encoding sensor histidine kinase yields the protein MKRRLGGVQRRLSGAWYRLDVVVRDLPFGLLLLVGSFVPALSKNGTVLGGVHDRPYEALAVVVILLESLPLAVRRRWPALALGLVFCGFALDQLRGYHTFAATAMPVMLLSTGSHLERHRRATVFGLTAVYVALVVALARIGTGETVTGFATFYLALGLAWGAGGWLRTTRRAEAERRKRIAVETRTAERTRIARELHDVVTHHVTAMVVQAEAARYLASAPERLDQSLSAVSDTGRRAITDLRHLLDLLNPDHGTGTGTGTGGDAPAEPRTPAVGRVLTLVEQTRRAGQPVEFTEEGTPPVSTGSADLVAYRVVQEALTNALKYAHGSRTSVMVRHGEREITVEVSTDGTGSRAAAVGGSGRGLAGLRERVDVLGGDFSAGPGAGGGFVVRARVPAPARSRS from the coding sequence ATGAAGCGCCGGCTGGGCGGAGTTCAGAGAAGACTGAGCGGCGCCTGGTACCGGCTGGACGTCGTCGTGCGAGACCTTCCGTTCGGGCTGCTCCTCCTGGTCGGTTCGTTCGTCCCGGCGCTCAGCAAGAACGGAACGGTCCTCGGCGGCGTCCACGACCGCCCGTACGAGGCACTGGCCGTCGTGGTGATCCTGCTGGAGTCCCTGCCGCTCGCGGTGCGGCGACGGTGGCCGGCCCTCGCCCTGGGCCTGGTGTTCTGCGGGTTCGCCCTCGACCAGCTCCGCGGCTACCACACCTTCGCCGCCACCGCGATGCCCGTCATGCTGCTGAGCACCGGCTCGCACCTGGAACGGCACCGCCGGGCCACCGTGTTCGGCCTGACCGCGGTGTACGTGGCACTGGTGGTGGCCCTCGCGCGGATCGGCACCGGCGAGACCGTCACCGGGTTCGCGACGTTCTACCTGGCGCTCGGTCTGGCGTGGGGCGCCGGGGGCTGGCTGCGTACCACCCGCCGGGCGGAGGCCGAGCGCCGCAAGCGCATCGCGGTGGAGACGCGGACCGCCGAACGCACGCGCATCGCACGGGAGTTGCACGACGTCGTGACCCACCACGTGACGGCGATGGTGGTACAGGCGGAGGCCGCCCGCTATCTGGCCTCCGCACCGGAACGGCTGGACCAGTCCCTCAGCGCCGTCTCCGACACCGGCCGACGGGCGATCACCGATCTGCGGCACCTCCTGGACCTGCTCAACCCCGACCACGGCACCGGCACCGGCACCGGCACCGGCGGCGACGCCCCGGCCGAGCCCAGGACACCGGCCGTCGGCCGCGTCCTCACCCTGGTGGAGCAGACCCGCCGGGCGGGCCAGCCGGTGGAGTTCACCGAGGAGGGCACCCCGCCGGTCTCCACCGGCAGCGCCGACCTCGTCGCCTACCGGGTGGTGCAGGAAGCACTCACCAACGCGCTCAAGTACGCTCACGGCAGCCGCACTTCGGTCATGGTGCGGCACGGGGAGAGGGAGATCACCGTGGAGGTCAGCACGGACGGCACCGGCTCACGGGCCGCCGCCGTCGGTGGCAGCGGGCGGGGCCTGGCCGGCCTGCGCGAGCGGGTCGACGTGCTCGGCGGCGACTTCAGCGCGGGCCCCGGCGCGGGCGGCGGCTTCGTCGTCCGGGCGCGCGTTCCCGCCCCGGCCCGGAGCCGCTCGTGA
- a CDS encoding CPBP family intramembrane glutamic endopeptidase encodes MKIVLQIVAVFAVYAISGAAINGVKDNPWLSLLAGALTVAAMVFVYRWVVGRTENREVTELQGKGATSATAWGLVFGTLMFLCVISNIYFLGDYKVHGIDSVSGAIGLIGFMAGAASTEEIVFRGLLFRLVERGLGTYVALVLSGLVFGGMHLFNDDATVAGALAISVEAGAMLAAAYAATRNLWLPMGVHFAWNFMESGIFSTQVSGNGDTHGLLKSTLSGDKLITGGQFGPEASLYAVLFGTLLTVCFLIVAHRRGNIVPLRRAERANALVALAR; translated from the coding sequence ATGAAGATCGTCCTGCAGATAGTGGCCGTGTTCGCGGTCTACGCGATCAGCGGCGCCGCCATCAACGGGGTGAAGGACAATCCGTGGCTGTCGCTCCTGGCGGGCGCGCTCACCGTGGCCGCCATGGTGTTCGTCTACCGGTGGGTCGTGGGCCGTACCGAGAACCGCGAGGTCACCGAGCTCCAGGGGAAGGGCGCGACGAGCGCGACCGCCTGGGGCCTGGTCTTCGGCACGCTGATGTTCCTCTGCGTCATCAGCAACATCTACTTCCTCGGTGACTACAAGGTCCACGGCATCGACTCGGTGAGCGGGGCCATCGGCCTGATCGGCTTCATGGCCGGCGCCGCCTCGACCGAGGAGATCGTCTTCCGCGGCCTGCTGTTCCGGCTGGTGGAGCGGGGCCTGGGCACGTACGTCGCACTGGTGCTGTCCGGCCTCGTGTTCGGCGGCATGCACCTCTTCAACGACGACGCCACCGTCGCCGGTGCCCTCGCCATCTCCGTCGAGGCCGGCGCCATGCTCGCCGCCGCGTACGCCGCCACCCGCAACCTGTGGCTGCCGATGGGCGTGCACTTCGCCTGGAACTTCATGGAGTCCGGCATCTTCAGCACCCAGGTCTCGGGCAACGGCGACACCCACGGTCTGCTGAAGTCCACCCTGTCGGGCGACAAGCTGATCACCGGCGGCCAGTTCGGCCCCGAGGCGAGCCTGTACGCGGTGCTCTTCGGCACGCTGCTGACGGTCTGCTTCCTGATCGTGGCCCACCGCCGCGGCAACATCGTCCCCCTGCGCCGCGCCGAGCGTGCGAACGCCCTCGTCGCCCTCGCCCGGTGA
- a CDS encoding RNA polymerase sigma factor: MSDSLRARLRAGDRDAFAELYEEHARAVHLHAHRLTGDWSLAEEVMADTFLDAWRHRARLEPDGGAVLPWLLGMATNKARNVRRGTGRRLAFLSRRPAPEPVPDFADETAGRLDDARTLAAVRQVYGRLRRAEREVLALCVWSGLDYAEAAQALGVPVGTVRSRLSRARARLRRLVRERLAEETEARAGDGAGHRVEGRTGHRAEGRTEPAPGRGEVRRGDAFAALTLTDFQEGTSR, from the coding sequence ATGAGTGACTCCCTGCGGGCACGCCTGCGCGCGGGCGACCGGGACGCCTTCGCCGAGCTCTACGAGGAGCACGCGCGCGCCGTCCACCTGCACGCCCACCGCCTGACCGGCGACTGGTCGCTCGCGGAGGAGGTGATGGCGGACACCTTCCTCGACGCCTGGCGCCACCGCGCGCGGCTGGAGCCCGACGGGGGCGCGGTCCTGCCCTGGCTGCTGGGCATGGCCACCAACAAGGCCCGCAACGTCCGCCGCGGCACCGGCCGCCGGCTCGCCTTCCTCTCCCGCCGCCCGGCCCCGGAACCCGTGCCGGACTTCGCCGACGAGACCGCCGGACGGCTCGACGACGCCCGCACCCTCGCCGCCGTGCGCCAGGTGTACGGGAGGCTGCGGCGCGCGGAGCGGGAGGTGCTGGCCCTGTGCGTGTGGTCCGGCCTCGACTACGCCGAGGCCGCGCAGGCGCTGGGGGTGCCGGTCGGCACCGTACGGTCCCGGCTGTCCCGCGCCCGCGCCCGGCTGCGCCGCCTCGTGCGGGAGCGGCTCGCCGAGGAGACGGAGGCGCGGGCGGGAGACGGGGCGGGACACCGGGTGGAGGGCAGGACCGGACACCGGGCGGAGGGCAGGACGGAACCCGCCCCCGGCCGCGGAGAGGTACGGCGTGGGGACGCATTCGCGGCCCTGACACTCACGGACTTTCAGGAGGGCACATCCCGATGA
- a CDS encoding response regulator transcription factor, producing the protein MNTPPPSGAAPTRVVVCDDQALIRMGLTTIIDAQPDMEVVGECGDGRTGVDLARTLEPDVVVMDIRMPVLDGLEATRLLAGAGVTHPVKVLVVTTFNLDEYVYEALRAGASGFLLKDAPPDRLLHGIRTVAMGAALLDPDVTRQLVGRYAARIRPTDGTPRDIPLTPRELEVLRLIADGLSNSEIAATLVISQETVKTFVSRILTKLNLRDRVQAVVYAFRHGLAS; encoded by the coding sequence GTGAACACACCCCCGCCCTCCGGCGCCGCGCCGACCCGGGTCGTCGTCTGCGACGACCAGGCGCTGATCCGCATGGGCCTGACCACGATCATCGACGCGCAGCCCGACATGGAGGTGGTGGGCGAGTGCGGCGACGGGCGGACCGGCGTCGACCTCGCCCGGACACTCGAGCCGGACGTCGTGGTCATGGACATCCGCATGCCGGTCCTCGACGGCCTCGAAGCCACCCGGCTGCTGGCGGGGGCCGGGGTCACCCACCCCGTCAAGGTCCTCGTGGTCACCACGTTCAACCTCGACGAGTACGTGTACGAGGCGCTGCGCGCCGGAGCGAGCGGCTTCCTCCTCAAGGACGCCCCGCCCGACCGCCTGCTGCACGGCATCCGCACGGTGGCCATGGGCGCGGCGCTGCTGGACCCCGACGTCACCCGTCAGCTCGTGGGCCGGTACGCGGCCCGTATCCGCCCCACCGACGGCACCCCGCGGGACATCCCGCTCACCCCCCGCGAGCTGGAGGTGCTCCGGCTGATCGCGGACGGCCTCTCCAACAGCGAGATCGCCGCCACCCTGGTCATCAGCCAGGAGACGGTGAAGACGTTCGTCTCCCGCATCCTCACCAAACTGAACCTGCGCGACCGGGTCCAGGCGGTCGTCTACGCGTTCCGCCACGGCCTGGCGAGCTGA